In the genome of Ananas comosus cultivar F153 linkage group 11, ASM154086v1, whole genome shotgun sequence, one region contains:
- the LOC109717709 gene encoding uncharacterized protein LOC109717709, translated as MGRKQEKRRSLATNQGMSHGLTLREENTGKKTVDVTSILRIQHLKRLATWASGEARIPPLGALLGERLAANAEASGVPLDSSTFLCQRCETVLQPGFNCTVRIKKKPNKPRRRKKSRIPSQNNVIYTCHFCSHPNIRWGTPKGHLKSLSAPRSSSQSDSKRDQSSIKELTDKKAESISELNHITPEKVKAVEEVALKHPTTPLVRPVNMPDNKQKGSASASEKLLRNDVNSSSRPDSEKRAGGSSKRRRKGWSSLKEITENNELQCARSINNFVIPFVM; from the exons ATGGGGAGGAAACAAGAGAAGAGGCGATCCTTAGCTACAAACCAGGGAATGAGTCACGGTTTAACACTCCGTGAGGAAAATACTGGTAAGAAGACTGTTGATGTGACTTCCATTTTGAGGATACAACATCTTAAACGTTTGGCAACATGGGCGAGCGGAGAGGCTCGAATACCTCCTCTCGGAGCGTTGCTTGGTGAACGTCTAGCTGCCAATGCCGAGGCTTCGGGAGTCCCTTTAGACTCGTCTACTTTTCTTTGCCAAAG GTGCGAGACCGTCCTACAGCCCGGTTTCAACTGCACCGTCCGCATAAAGAAGAAACCAAACAAGCCGAGAAGACGAAAGAAGTCGCGCATTCCTTCTCAAAACAATGTTATCTACACATGCCATTTTTGTTCTCACCCAAACATAAGATGGGGTACCCCCAAAGGCCATCTTAAGAGCTTATCTGCTCCAAGAAGCAGCTCTCAATCCGACTCGAAGCGCGATCAATCATCCATCAAGGAGTTAACGGACAAGAAAGCAGAATCCATTTCCGAGTTGAATCATATCACTCCCGAAAAGGTTAAAGCAGTAGAAGAGGTAGCTTTGAAGCACCCGACGACTCCATTAGTAAGACCAGTTAACATGCCCGACAATAAACAGAAGGGTTCTGCTTCTGCATCTGAGAAGCTTCTTCGGAATGACGTAAATAGTTCTTCAAGACCAGATTCTGAGAAAAGGGCCGGTGGTTCGAGTAAGCGGAGGAGGAAAGGATGGTCTAGTCTTAAAGAGATTACTGAAAACAATGAGCTCCAGTGTGCCAGGAGCATCAACAATTTTGTGATCCCATTTGTTATGTAA
- the LOC109717522 gene encoding uncharacterized protein At4g26485-like — MHVYFIFYMYMKIYIFTPDELPTKHWTSTAHLAELAERGCTVVHGIDVRDMHEHVALKRMTRFDRVVFNFPHELLRAFFRSAKFMLSEGGEVHVSHRDDYPYCEWKLQEIAEKEGFQLHEKVEFKKVDYPGYHNKRGGGIRSNKTFPLKECFTFKFMLKECREKRVLQICSENGREDYELQITQRSGGEEDVTMVVPELAI, encoded by the exons atgcatgtgtaCTTCATCTTCTACATGtacatgaaaatatatatattcacccCAGATGAGCTGCCCACAAAGCACTGGACCTCGACGGCGCACCTCGCGGAGCTCGCAGAGCGCGGGTGCACCGTCGTGCATGGCATCGACGTGCGCGACATGCACGAGCACGTCGCGCTGAAGCGGATGACGAGGTTCGACCGCGTCGTCTTCAACTTCCCTCAT GAGCTACTCAGGGCATTTTTCAGGAGTGCAAAATTCATGCTTAGTGAAGGTGGTGAAGTGCATGTGTCACACAGGGATGACTACCCTTACTGTGAGTGGAAGCTGCAGGAAATTGCAGAGAAAGAAGGGTTTCAGTTGCATGAGAAGGTGGAGTTCAAGAAGGTGGATTACCCTGGATACCACAACAAGAGAGGTGGTGGGATTAGGAGCAACAAAACCTTCCCTTTGAAGGAGTGCTTCACATTCAAGTTCATGCTGAAAGAATGCAGAGAAAAAAGGGTGCTTCAGATATGCTCTGAAAATGGAAGAGAAGATTATGAGTTGCAGATCACTCAAAGAAGCGGCGGAGAAGAAGATGTCACGATGGTGGTACCGGAACTTGCGATTTGA